In a single window of the Polynucleobacter sp. MWH-UH24A genome:
- the galU gene encoding UTP--glucose-1-phosphate uridylyltransferase GalU: MLTKPITKAVFPVAGLGTRFLPATKASPKEMLNVVDKPLIQYAVEEAIAAGITEMIFVTGRSKRAIEDHFDKAYELEAELEAKNKQSLLEIVRNIKPSHVDCVYVRQAEPLGLGHAVLCAEKLVRDEPFAIILADDLLDGKTPVLKQMVDLHAKHNASVLAVEKILPEQTKSYGVVAAKTQGTGIHSVTGIIEKPAAKDAPSNLGVVGRYILSSSIFGHIRNLKPGSGGEYQLTDAIQTLLQDESVLAYEYEGVRYDCGSKLGYLKATIEFALKHPELKDDFEIYLKNRS; this comes from the coding sequence ATGTTAACCAAACCGATTACCAAAGCAGTCTTTCCTGTTGCCGGCCTGGGGACTCGCTTTTTACCAGCCACTAAGGCATCCCCCAAAGAAATGCTCAATGTGGTGGATAAGCCATTAATTCAGTATGCGGTTGAGGAAGCCATTGCTGCTGGTATTACGGAAATGATTTTTGTAACTGGTCGCAGTAAGCGCGCCATCGAAGATCATTTTGATAAGGCCTATGAACTTGAGGCAGAACTAGAGGCGAAGAATAAGCAAAGTCTTCTAGAGATTGTGCGCAACATCAAACCCAGCCATGTGGATTGCGTCTATGTCCGCCAAGCCGAGCCATTGGGTCTTGGGCATGCGGTTTTGTGTGCCGAGAAATTGGTGCGTGATGAGCCTTTTGCCATTATCTTGGCCGATGATTTGTTGGATGGCAAAACTCCCGTACTCAAACAAATGGTTGATCTACATGCCAAACACAATGCTTCAGTCTTAGCTGTTGAGAAAATTCTGCCGGAGCAAACGAAGTCCTATGGAGTCGTAGCAGCCAAAACCCAAGGTACAGGAATTCACTCCGTTACTGGAATTATTGAAAAGCCTGCAGCTAAGGATGCCCCATCAAATCTTGGGGTGGTGGGTCGTTATATCCTTTCGTCCTCGATCTTTGGCCACATTCGTAATCTTAAGCCTGGTTCAGGCGGGGAATATCAACTCACCGATGCCATACAAACTCTCCTACAGGATGAGTCAGTACTTGCCTATGAGTACGAGGGTGTGCGCTATGACTGCGGTAGTAAATTGGGCTACCTTAAGGCAACGATTGAATTTGCACTCAAGCATCCTGAGCTCAAAGACGACTTTGAGATCTATCTCAAAAATCGGTCATAA
- a CDS encoding HigA family addiction module antitoxin, with protein MRNPSRRPTHPGAVLREDILPSLGISQAALAEYLGVSRLTVSEILLEKRAVSAEMAMRISKAIGGSPESWLQMQSAVDLWDVAQRFKQDPAKLPKPIPNLAFA; from the coding sequence ATGCGTAATCCTTCCCGAAGGCCAACGCATCCCGGCGCAGTTCTACGTGAGGATATTTTGCCTTCACTCGGAATCAGTCAGGCAGCCCTAGCGGAATATTTAGGAGTCAGCCGATTGACGGTGTCTGAAATTTTGCTTGAAAAACGTGCCGTAAGTGCGGAAATGGCCATGCGCATCTCAAAGGCAATTGGCGGATCCCCGGAGAGTTGGTTGCAGATGCAATCTGCCGTTGATCTATGGGATGTTGCGCAACGATTTAAGCAAGACCCGGCGAAGTTGCCTAAACCAATCCCAAATTTAGCTTTCGCTTGA
- a CDS encoding type II toxin-antitoxin system RelE/ParE family toxin yields MIIQFKHRGLQLFFTKGSYKGIPVQFASRIERILDRLDSSMSPNDMNLPGYRFHELKGRRKGVYAVSVSGNWRISFEFKDSDVVNVNLEDYH; encoded by the coding sequence ATGATTATCCAATTTAAACATCGTGGTTTGCAATTATTTTTTACAAAAGGCAGTTATAAAGGAATTCCCGTGCAGTTTGCATCTCGGATAGAGCGGATTCTTGATCGACTAGATTCGTCGATGAGCCCTAATGATATGAATTTGCCAGGATATCGATTTCATGAGTTAAAGGGAAGGCGAAAAGGGGTCTATGCGGTCTCGGTATCTGGTAACTGGAGAATCAGTTTTGAGTTTAAGGACTCCGATGTAGTTAATGTTAATTTGGAGGACTATCACTAA